A window of the Gossypium hirsutum isolate 1008001.06 chromosome A05, Gossypium_hirsutum_v2.1, whole genome shotgun sequence genome harbors these coding sequences:
- the LOC107937727 gene encoding nucleosome assembly protein 1;3: MSANVNMSDLGGVINELARADLLNDLKNKLQNLSRHHTEMLERLSPDVKKRVEVLREIQGQHDELEAKFFEERAALEAKYQKLYQPLYAKRYDIVNGVGEANGTTDEAAMDQGEDKAAEEKGVPDFWLNAMKNNEVLSEEITERDEGALKYLRDIKWYRIEEPKGFKLEFYFDTNPYFKNTVLTKTYHMIDEDEPILEKAIGTEIEWYPGKCLTQKLLKKKPKKGSKNAKQITKTEDCESFFNFFNPPQVPDDDEHVDEDAAEELQNQMEQDYDIGSTIRDKIIPHAVSWFTGEAIQGDELELDDEDEDEIDEDDEDDDEDEEEEDDDDDDDDEEEEEEETKTKKKRNGRAQGDGQQGERPPECKQQ; the protein is encoded by the exons ATGAGTGCTAACGTTAACATGTCCGATCTCGGCGGTG TTATTAACGAGTTAGCTCGAGCTGATCTCCTGAACGATCTCAAG AATAAACTTCAGAATCTCTCTCGACACCACACCGAGATGCTGGAAAGACTGTCTCCGGATGTCAAGAAGCGTGTGGAAGTCCTCAGAGAGATCCAG GGCCAGCATGATGAGTTAGAGGCTAAGTTTTTTGAGGAGAGAGCAGCACTTGAAGCTAAATACCAGAAACTATATCAGCCCTTATATGCCAAG CGATATGATATTGTGAATGGTGTTGGTGAAGCCAATGGAACTACTGATGAAGCTGCCATGGACCAAGGAGAGGATAAAGCTGCCGAAG AGAAAGGAGTACCTGATTTTTGGCTTAATGCAATGAAAAATAATGAAGTGCTTTCTGAAGAG ATCACCGAGCGGGATGAAGGGGCTCTCAAATACCTCAGGGATATTAAGTGGTATAGGATAGAGGAACCCAAAGGATTCAAGCTTGAGTTTTACTTTGATACTAATCCGTATTTCAAAAATACCGTGTTGACAAAGACATATCACATGATTGATGAAGATGAACCTATACTAGAGAAAGCTATTGG GACGGAGATTGAATGGTATCCAGGAAAATGCTTAACACAGAAGCTCCTTAAAAAGAAGCCTAAGAAGGGTTCAAAGAATGCCAAGCAAATCACTAAAACTGAAGATTGTGAAAGTTTCTTTAACTTCTTCAATCCTCCTCAAGTTCCTGATGATGATGAACACGTCGATGAAGATGCT GCTGAGGAGCTACAAAATCAAATGGAACAGGATTATGACATTGG GTCAACAATTCGAGACAAGATTATTCCACACGCTGTGTCATGGTTTACGGGAGAGGCTATTCAGGGAGATGAGCTTGAGTTGGATGATGAGGATGAAGATGaaattgatgaagatgatgagGATGACGATGAagatgaggaggaggaggacGACGATGATGACGATgacgatgaagaagaagaagaagaagaaactaaGACTAAAAAGAAG AGGAATGGAAGAGCACAAGGAGATGGGCAGCAAGGTGAGAGGCCTCCAGAATGCAAGCAGCAGTAG